A genomic region of Eucalyptus grandis isolate ANBG69807.140 chromosome 5, ASM1654582v1, whole genome shotgun sequence contains the following coding sequences:
- the LOC120293924 gene encoding splicing factor YJU2-like, translated as MCRRPPPIWPDHDLSRLPVRRPRNRRPTKVRIILPISVRCDACRNSIDKGSEFSSRKEEVAGACAGEAYLGIPEFRFYFGCTGCSAELAINNDQWNSYCIVESGGTRFEGPDVPEGYENATAEDGPWMITLDEPSYRSFMASAQNRGLREEIYRAYATRASSGDTDNALIIDEILKLRLEKTKLLGYDNYVEVSMATRMATIDKAEEFLEKLRGASWMLQFKI; from the exons ATgtgtcgccggccgccgccgatCTGGCCGGATCACGACCTTTCGAGACTGCCGGTCCGGAGGCCCAGGAACCGGCGGCCGACAAAGGTCCGGATCATCCTTCCGATAAGCGTCCGATGCGACGCCTGCAGGAACAGCATTGACAAGGGGTCCGAGTTCAGTTCCAGGAAGGAGGAGGTCGCCGGCGCCTGTGCCGGCGAG GCGTATTTGGGGATCCCGGAATTCAGGTTTTACTTCGGATGCACCGGTTGCTCTGCTGAGCTCGCGATCAATAACGATCAGTGGAACTCCTACTGCATCGTGGAGTCAGGGGGCACGAGGTTCGAAGGCCCCGACGTTCCGGAG GGGTATGAAAATGCAACGGCAGAAGATGGACCCTGGATGATCACTTTGGATGAACCAAGCTATCGGTCTTTCATGGCAAGTGCTCAAAATAGAGGTTTACGTGAGGAAATCTACCGTGCCTATGCTACTCGAGCCTCCAGTGGAGATACTGACAACGCATTAATCATTGATGAAATCTTGAAGCTTAGATTGGAAAAAACTAAGCTTCTAGGTTATGACAATTATGTTGAG GTTTCCATGGCAACAAGAATGGCTACCATTGATAAAGCAGAAGAGTTTCTGGAAAAACTTAGGGGTGCTTCATGGATGCTGCAGTTCAAG ATCTGA